The Fusobacterium periodonticum 1_1_41FAA genomic sequence ACAAAGCCTGAAAGAGAAATTTGTGGAATATTCCATTCATTAGCTAAATAAATAGCACATCTAATTTCATCTCCTATAGAACTTCTTGCCAAAAACTCATATCGTGCTATTTCTTCATTATTTGAAATTCTTTCAATATTTTCTACATAAGCTTTTGTAAAAAATGAAGAAAATTCATTCCAAATAATATCAACATCAGCTACTGATAATTCTATTTTTAATCCATAATTTAGTCCAACTTTACATCTTTTTTTCTTGCCTGTTTCATCAGCTTTACAAGTTTTTGTACTTCCCTTACTAAGAACCCAATCTTTATTATTTAAGCTATCAACTTTACTAGATAAAATTTCTTTAAATTCAGTCATTTTTTCTAGAAAATATTTACATGCATTTTCAAAAATATCTAAATTATCCATATCAGTGATTTCCTTTCCAAGTTGATAAAAATAACTTATATCTTCATAACATACTCAATAATATTATAAGTATGATCTGCTATTCTCTTATAGTAATTGATGATATCTAGGTAACCTGTATTCAATCTTGCAGGTATATTCTCAGATCTAGAGAAATGCTCTCTTTTTACTTCTTTATAGTAAGATTTCAACTCTTGATATTTTTTTAAACCTGTTGAATATAGTTCTTTTTCCCCTGTTTTTACTGCTCTACTTATATCATTAAATAGTTCAACAGAAAGAGAATGAAGCTTGAATATCATCTTGGCTCTAGTTTCATCAAGGTCAATAGAGTTTTCATAAAGCATGTATAGTCTATTTCCTATTCTATTTTGATAGTCACCAATAGTTTCATACTCATCACAAGCTAATAAGTTCATTCTAGTATCTTCGATTAAAGATTTACTCAAAGATTTACTTAATAATGAGAAATTTGAATCATAAATTTCTTTTTCATATAAATCTAGTTTATCTTCAGCAGCAACTATTTCTTCATTGTATTTAGCAATTTTTTCTTTTTCTTTTAATGATTCTTCCAATTTTAAGAATACATCATTTATCATAGTCACCATAGAACTTACCTCTATTTTGGTTTGATCTATGATTACATTGGGTAAAGTCATTTTCAAAGAAGCAAGCTTAGTTACTCTTTGTTCATCTTCACCTGTATCTTTAACAATGTATAATAGTATTTTATCTAGTAGTCCAACAAAAGGTATCAAGATAATTACGTTAGTTATATTAAAAATTGTATGAGCTGCCGCTATTGCTGCTCCCATATGATGTACAGGATCAACAAAATTATTTAAAAATTTTAAATAAAATCTAAATATAGAAGTTACCCAAAGAACTCCTATTAAATTGATAAGTGTATGGGCAAAGGCTGCTCTCTTCGCATTAGGTTTAGCTCCTAAAGAAGCAAGAAAGGCTGTTACTGTTGTCCCTACATTTTCTCCTAAAACTAAGGCAACTGCTGCTTGATAGTCAATTAGCCCCTGTGTTGCAAGTGCTATTGTTATACCTATAGTAGCTGCCGAAGATTGAATTAAAGCTGTTATAATTGCTCCTACCGCTGTTACTTTTAGTAGACCAAAGTATGAGTCAACCTTAAACATCTTAAACATTTCAATGAATTCTGGCATATCTTTTAAAGGGCTAAGAGCTTGGCTCATAAGTTGTAATCCAAAAAATATTAATCCAACTCCAATGATTGCACTTAGATTTGTTCTAGCCTTTTCCTTTTTCATAAACATATATAGGATAGCTGCTGCTCCAACTATTGGAAGTCCATACTTACCTATATCTAAAACTAGTAACCAACCTGTGATAGTTGTTCCTATATTCGCCCCTAAAATAACTCCTAATGCTTGCTTTAAAGTTAAAAGCGAAGCATTTACAAAACCAACTGTCATAACTGTACTAACAGATGATGACTGCACTAAAGCTGTTATAACAATTCCAACTAGAATACCTAATATTCTATTATTAGTTAAAGAAGCTAAAATCTTTTTTAACTTTGGACCTGCTATTTTCTGCATACTTGTTGACATGTGTTCCATACCATACAAAAATAGACCTAAACCACCGATAAGTTGTAATATAATTTTTATATACATGATCCTCCAGTAATTCTTTCTAAAAAATAATTATTTTACACATTCTTTTCTATGCTATATTTTTTTAACAGATAAAGGGGTTTGTACGACATTTTTGCCTCTCTTAATCCTTCATCACCGAAATCATCTTCTCTATTTACCAATTCATAGCCTTGCCATTCTTCCTGTAAATATATCATATTTATTGCTTGATAACTTCCTATAAAGTCAATTAAAGCTTTTTCAGTATGAACTAATACCATTTTATCGTTCAATGCTTCTCCTAGACTATAGGCAATAATTTGATTATTAACTTTTAAAAAACCACCTTTGATATCTAAACTATCATAATTTTTTAAAAGTTGTATTATTCCTTCATTTTCATTTTTTAGAATTTCTCCACCAAACTCTGAATGAAGTTTATACCATTTTTCTTGAAAAGCAATTACTTCTCCTATATTATCCTTACTTATACTTTCATAAGAATATTCATAATTTTTTCTAAAATTAGCTACTCTATTTTTCTTCTTAGCATAGTGTCTACCCTTTAAAGTTGATAGACTTTCATAAGAATAAATATAGTCCTCATAATCTCTTTTCTCTTGTAAATTAAAATCATCTTTTAATTTTTCATACCAATATTCTGTAAAATAGTGAATAGGTACATTTTCCTCTATGATATTTTTTATTTTTTCTTTCATAGCAGCTATATTTTCAGGAGTATCATTTTTAGGGATAGGCATATAGTAATATGCCTCACCCATATACTCACTTCTGATAGTCAAAACATCATTTTCTATTTCATATTCTGTGTTTTCACCAAAGCTCCATAAGAAAAGATTAGAAAAACTTAAATCACAGATTTCAAACCTATTTTTTGTGTATTCCTCAATAGTGTCTTTGGACTCTATTGTTAATTTTTTCCACATAATTTCTCCTATCTATTTTGCCAACTTGTAAATAGCTTCTACATATATTTGAAGAAGTTTATCTATTTTTGAAATCTCTAAATATTCATCTCTTTGGTGCATTCTATCTTCTTGTTCTGGAAGTAAAGCTCCAAAGGCAACAGTGTTATTTGCATATTTAGCGTAAGTTCCTCCACCAATTGCTACTGGTTCTGCATCCATATCTCCTGTTAAGTCTTTATAGATATCCATTAAAGTTGAAACTAAGAAACTATCTTTTGGTACATATAAAGGTTGAGTATTTGAATGTAATACGAATTCATATCCAAAATCTTCAGTATTTTTCTTAATAGTTTCTATTATTTGTTCATTTTTAATTTTAACAGGAATTCTCATATCTAACCAAATTTCAAGTTCATTATTTTCTAAATCAATTTTTCCTAAGTTTAAAGTTAATTCTCCTGTTTCTCCATCAGTACATTTAACTCCAAAAGATTCTCCATCAGTTTCCATTTTTACAAATTTATCAAAGAATGTAACTATACTTTTTAATTCTTCATTCTTAACTTCAAAATCTTTTAAAACTTCAAAAAGAGCTGATACTGCATTGTATCCTTTGCTTGGATATGCTCCATGAGCTGGGATTCCTGCTGAAACTACTTTATATATATTTCCTTCTCTTTCAAATTCAACTTTATTTTTGTTTCTAACTTCTCCAAGCATATCTACAGGAATTTCTCCATTAGCTTTGTTTGGAACAGAGTTAAAAGCATTTCCACCTTTTATTACTACATCTTGTAAAGTATTGAATTTTTTCTTTATTTTAACTCTTACACTTCCTTTTTCTGCATAAGTTACAGGGAAACTTGAATCTGGTGTGAATCCTATAGTAGGTTGAGGCATTTTTAATTCCCCAAAGTAATATTTTAAACAAGCACTTCCACTTTCTTCATCGGCTCCTAATATCATTCTAACTTTTCTATTTAGTTTTATTCCTGCATCTGCTATTGCTTTCATAGCAAATAAAGAGATTATAGCAGGTCCTTTGTCATCTAATGTCCCTCTACCAAAGATTTTTCCATCTGCTATTGTTCCTGAGTATGGAGGATATGTCCAGTTATCTCCTTCTGGCACTACATCAACATGAGCAAGTATTCCTAGAGTTTCATCTCCTTCTCCCATATCAATATGCATAGCATAGTTATCAAATTTTTCAGCTTTAAAACCAAGTTTTTTAGCTAAGTCCATAAAATGATCTAAAGCTTTTGCTGGTCCTTCACCAAAAGGCATTCCAGGTAACGGAGCCTCCTTAACACTTTTTACTCTTATTGCATTTTGAATTTCTTTTACTACCTCATCTTTGTATCCTAGTACTTTTTCTTTTAAATCCATTCTAAACCCTCCTATTTTTCTATTTTTATTTTTATTTACTTTTTATTTTTCACTAGCGTGTTCTTGTATTCCTCTATATTTGCCATATAGATATCTCACATATTCATATTCAAATGGTGAGTTTGTTTGATAATAATGGAAATCTATATTCTTTCTCATATCAATTCCTCTTAAAACAGTTACAGGAGCACTTGTTGTATTAAATAAGCTCATTCTATGATATACATCTATTTGCCCTGCTATAGCTGAGTCAACTCCTGTCCCAAAAGCATCTCTTAAATATGTAGGTCCTAATAAAGGTAAAACTAAATATGGGCCTCTACCTACTCCATAGTGAGCTAGAGTCAATCCAAAATCCTCATAAGGTCTAGGCATTCCCATTTTAGAAGCCACATCAAAAAGTCCTCCAAGCCCTAATACAGCATTCATAGTAAATCTTCCTAAAGCTCTCATAGATTTTCTTCCTTTAAATTGAAAAGCTGAATTTGCCATAGTATTTAAAACTTTTGTATTTTTAAAGAAATTAGTTACACTATTCTCAACAAAATCTGGAGTTATAAATTTATAAGTATTTACTACAGGTGTTATCACCAATTTCTCTATTTGATAGTTAAAATAGTACATTCTTTTATTGAATGGTTCCCAAGGATCATATTCATCTGCAATAAAATTTCCTTCACTAGGACTCACAACCACATTACTAAAGTCTGTTTGGTTCGTGTTAGATACTTTTACATCATTTGTATTGGTACAAGAAACTAAGCTAAGGCTTAAAATACTCAATAGTAATAATTTTTTAATTTTCATATTTTAAAACCCCCTCATTTACAAATTTTACCATTGTATCTACATTTTCTTTATAGAACATATTTCCACAGTGTCCTCCTCTTGGATAAATAATTAATCTATCTTTAAATACATCTTTTAAAAAGGCTATATCTTTTTGACTTAAAATTAACTCATCTGCATTTGTTACAGCAACTATTTTAGGAGATGTTCTAAGATAATCCTCAATAAGTCTTAGACTTGAAGCTTTCTTTAAATCATCTATACTTGATGCTTTATTTTGTTTTTGATAATATGGTAAACCAACTTTATCAACATAGTCTTCAAAACTTGCAAAATTTACTGCCTTTAGATAAGGTTTCATATTAGTAAACTTAGTTAATTTTGCTGTAGGCTTTGTATAAACTCCACTTTTTGTTAAGAGATCTGAAAGGAAGTTTAAATCATTTGATGTCAATCTAAAAGCTAGTCCTATATAGGCTTTCTTTTCCTCATCAGATAAAAAATCTCCCTTAACTATATTATAAATAGTGTCTGCTCCTATATTTGCATATTCATTTGTCAATCCATTTTTAAGTCTTGCTAAAGTTGTACTTAATAGTTTTTCTATATTTTCTGTTTTACCACCTGTGTAATCACCTAAATATTTATCTAATTTTACAGCTGAGTCATATAATTCTACTGCTGGATTTACCATAAATACTCTTTTAAAGTTAAAAGCTTTCTCAGTTTCATCTATATACGATAAAACTGCAGCATTAGTTCCACCTAAACTATAACCCATAATATAGAAATCTGTAACTTCTACTTGATCTTTGATTTTGTCATAAGCAAGCTTCATAGCCTTATAAATATCCCTATTATCTTCCATAAGTAGCCCTGGTACTGAATTAGAAGATGCTGAAATCATAAATTGTTGGCTCATTTGTGAGCTAATAGCAATAGTATGATATCCTGCTGTATGGAATATTCTTTGCATGAACTTTACTCTAGCTGCATTATAGTCAGAACCTGTACCTGCAAGAACAAAAATTAAAGGTGCTTTCTTATTTTTTTGTTTACTTAAAGAAAATTTAAATTTATTTGCATACCAAAATGCATCAGGTATATCTTTTGGATCCTTAATTTGTATTTCATATACTTTTAATGGTATATTCTCCATAATCCCTTCTGTCATCATTGTTGAACTTCCTATAATTGTTGCCGAATAGGGATCTTCTATTGGAAAATTATATGAAAATGCTGTCAATGATAATAGTAAAAATAATACTACTTTAGTTAATGTTTTTCTCAAAACTACCTCCTTTAAAATAATGAAATTTGATTTGTTTCACTTAAACTTGAAAAAGCTCCGATACTTTTTAGCTTATTTGCCACTGTCTGTGACATCTTTGTTCTTCTTTTTAAATCTTCAACTGAAATAAATTTTGTTTCTTCTCTTTCTTTAAGAATATTTTCAATTACTGCACCACCAAGTCCACTTATTCCAATTAAAGGTATTCTAATTTTACCATCTTCTATTTTAAATTTTCTACCTTCAGATAAATAAATATCTACAGGTAAAAGTTCTATACCTCTTGCTTCTAATTCTACAACAATTTCACATATAGCTTGCTCATTCTTCTTCTTAGGATCTAATTTTGATTCTTTAGATAACTCTTCTAATTTTTGTTTTGCAAGAACTCCCTTACTCATAACTTCCATATCAAAATCATCTGCTTTTCTTGATAAGAAAGCTGCATAGAATGCAAGTGGCTGATGAACTTTAAAGTATGCTATTCTCATTGCCATCATAACATAGGCAACAGCATGCCCTTTTGGGAACATATATTCTATTCTTCTGCAAGATTCTATATACCAATCAGGAACATTTTTTTCCTTCATCATATTAGAATAGTTTTCCCAATTTTCAGGTTCTTTTTTAGGTTTACCCTTT encodes the following:
- a CDS encoding Na/Pi cotransporter family protein, with the translated sequence MYIKIILQLIGGLGLFLYGMEHMSTSMQKIAGPKLKKILASLTNNRILGILVGIVITALVQSSSVSTVMTVGFVNASLLTLKQALGVILGANIGTTITGWLLVLDIGKYGLPIVGAAAILYMFMKKEKARTNLSAIIGVGLIFFGLQLMSQALSPLKDMPEFIEMFKMFKVDSYFGLLKVTAVGAIITALIQSSAATIGITIALATQGLIDYQAAVALVLGENVGTTVTAFLASLGAKPNAKRAAFAHTLINLIGVLWVTSIFRFYLKFLNNFVDPVHHMGAAIAAAHTIFNITNVIILIPFVGLLDKILLYIVKDTGEDEQRVTKLASLKMTLPNVIIDQTKIEVSSMVTMINDVFLKLEESLKEKEKIAKYNEEIVAAEDKLDLYEKEIYDSNFSLLSKSLSKSLIEDTRMNLLACDEYETIGDYQNRIGNRLYMLYENSIDLDETRAKMIFKLHSLSVELFNDISRAVKTGEKELYSTGLKKYQELKSYYKEVKREHFSRSENIPARLNTGYLDIINYYKRIADHTYNIIEYVMKI
- a CDS encoding DUF2156 domain-containing protein, whose amino-acid sequence is MWKKLTIESKDTIEEYTKNRFEICDLSFSNLFLWSFGENTEYEIENDVLTIRSEYMGEAYYYMPIPKNDTPENIAAMKEKIKNIIEENVPIHYFTEYWYEKLKDDFNLQEKRDYEDYIYSYESLSTLKGRHYAKKKNRVANFRKNYEYSYESISKDNIGEVIAFQEKWYKLHSEFGGEILKNENEGIIQLLKNYDSLDIKGGFLKVNNQIIAYSLGEALNDKMVLVHTEKALIDFIGSYQAINMIYLQEEWQGYELVNREDDFGDEGLREAKMSYKPLYLLKKYSIEKNV
- the pepV gene encoding dipeptidase PepV: MDLKEKVLGYKDEVVKEIQNAIRVKSVKEAPLPGMPFGEGPAKALDHFMDLAKKLGFKAEKFDNYAMHIDMGEGDETLGILAHVDVVPEGDNWTYPPYSGTIADGKIFGRGTLDDKGPAIISLFAMKAIADAGIKLNRKVRMILGADEESGSACLKYYFGELKMPQPTIGFTPDSSFPVTYAEKGSVRVKIKKKFNTLQDVVIKGGNAFNSVPNKANGEIPVDMLGEVRNKNKVEFEREGNIYKVVSAGIPAHGAYPSKGYNAVSALFEVLKDFEVKNEELKSIVTFFDKFVKMETDGESFGVKCTDGETGELTLNLGKIDLENNELEIWLDMRIPVKIKNEQIIETIKKNTEDFGYEFVLHSNTQPLYVPKDSFLVSTLMDIYKDLTGDMDAEPVAIGGGTYAKYANNTVAFGALLPEQEDRMHQRDEYLEISKIDKLLQIYVEAIYKLAK
- a CDS encoding VacJ family lipoprotein, which gives rise to MKIKKLLLLSILSLSLVSCTNTNDVKVSNTNQTDFSNVVVSPSEGNFIADEYDPWEPFNKRMYYFNYQIEKLVITPVVNTYKFITPDFVENSVTNFFKNTKVLNTMANSAFQFKGRKSMRALGRFTMNAVLGLGGLFDVASKMGMPRPYEDFGLTLAHYGVGRGPYLVLPLLGPTYLRDAFGTGVDSAIAGQIDVYHRMSLFNTTSAPVTVLRGIDMRKNIDFHYYQTNSPFEYEYVRYLYGKYRGIQEHASEK
- a CDS encoding serine protein kinase PrkA; the protein is MRKTLTKVVLFLLLSLTAFSYNFPIEDPYSATIIGSSTMMTEGIMENIPLKVYEIQIKDPKDIPDAFWYANKFKFSLSKQKNKKAPLIFVLAGTGSDYNAARVKFMQRIFHTAGYHTIAISSQMSQQFMISASSNSVPGLLMEDNRDIYKAMKLAYDKIKDQVEVTDFYIMGYSLGGTNAAVLSYIDETEKAFNFKRVFMVNPAVELYDSAVKLDKYLGDYTGGKTENIEKLLSTTLARLKNGLTNEYANIGADTIYNIVKGDFLSDEEKKAYIGLAFRLTSNDLNFLSDLLTKSGVYTKPTAKLTKFTNMKPYLKAVNFASFEDYVDKVGLPYYQKQNKASSIDDLKKASSLRLIEDYLRTSPKIVAVTNADELILSQKDIAFLKDVFKDRLIIYPRGGHCGNMFYKENVDTMVKFVNEGVLKYEN